The genomic DNA CAATGGCTTCGAAGGAAATATCTTTTAAATCCATTTTATTCCAGAAGCGGCTCAAGTGACCGGCCAATCTGAACTCTCCTTGATATTTAAAGCGTTGAATGGCTTTGGCCATAACCCCTTGATAGGCAACCGCTGCCCGGCCCCAGTCAAATATGACTTTCTGCTGAAGGCAATCGGAACAGAAATCTCCGGTTGATCCTTCAGGAAAGGGTCTTCCGCAACGGAGACAGAAAGGCGTCTTTATCCATTGGATATCTTTAGTGCAGGCCGGGCATAGACCGGCTATTTCCCCTTCCTCGATTTTCGAAAGGGATCGGCAAAAAGGACATTTTTCCGGGAAAAACAATGAGATCAATCCGGAATGCCAGGCGTTTCTTATTCCATGTGTTCGATCAGGGACCTTCCAAATTGGGAACATGAGACCTCATGGGCATCGTCCATCTGGCGGGCCAGATCATAAGTGACGATTTTATCGGAGATAGTCCTTTGAAGGGCTCCATAAATCAAGTCGGCCGCTTCCTGCCAATTCAAATGCTCCAATAATAAGACACCGGAAAGAATCAAAGACCCCGGGTTTACCTTGTCCTGGCCGGCATACTGAGGGGCCGACCCGTGGGTGGCCTCAAAGACGGCACAATCATCCCCCATATTGGCACCCGGAGCCATGCCCAGCCCTCCGACCTGGGCGGCCAGGGCATCGGAAAGATAATCGCCATTGAGGTTGGTGGTGGCGATGACCGAATATTCTTCCGGGCGCAGGAGGCATTGTTGAAACATCATGTCGGCGATCCGGTCTTTGATAATTACTTTCCCGGAAGATCGTTCTTCTTCCGGTTGATTTTGCAGCTCTGCTTCGGTCAAGGTTTTATCCGAAAATTCTTCCCGGGCCAGCTCATAGCCCCAAGTGCGGAAAGCCCCTTCGGTGAACTTCATGATATTACCTTTGTGGACCAGGGTAACACTGGATTTATTGCGCCGGAGGGCATATTCAATGGCCCGCCGCACCAGCCGATTGGTCCCGGAAAGGCTGATGGGCTTGATGCCGATCCCCGAATCGGGGTTTAATCGTTTTCCGGTTTTCTTTTCGATCCATTCGGCAAGTTCCTGGGATTCGGGACTTCCGGCCGGCCATTCGATTCCGGAGTAGACATCTTCGGTGTTCTCCCGGAAGATCACCATGTCCACCTTTTCCGGATGGCTCATCGGGCTGGGGACCCCGGCAAAATAGCGGACCGGCCTAAGACAGACATAGAGGTCCAGGATCTGCCTGAGCTGGACATTGAGGCTCCGGATCCCTTTGCCAACCGGGGTGGTCAAAGGGCCTTTTAAGGCCAAGCCGTATCGGCGGATTGCTGCCAGGGTCTCTTCCGGCAGCCACTCCCCTGTCCGGGAAAAGGCTTTTTCCCCGGCCAGGACTTCCAGCCATTCGATCTTGCGCTTCCCCGAATAAGCCTTGCGGACCGCCGCCTCCAAAACCGGTCGGCCGGCCTTCCAGATATCCGGTCCGATACCGTCCCCTTCGATATAGGGTACAACCACTTGATCAGGTTTATCAGTTCTCCAAAAGGGCATTATACTATTTCCTTTAATTTTTGTGAAAGATAGCAAAATCGGCAAATCAAAGCAACCGAAAGGATTATTCGGGGAGATTTTTATTAAAAGCCGGTTTTCTTTTATTCAAGAAGGCCTCCAGGCCTTCCTGAAAGTCATCGGATAAAATCGTTAAGGCGAATTGGTCGGCATCCATGTGGGCCAGGGATTGGGGGGCGGCCGTCAGGGCATTGACCGTTTGTTTGGTCATGAATACCGGGGCCTGGGGTTTTTCGGTGATGATCCGGGCCAGTTCCAGGGCTTTTTCCAAAGAATGCCCTTCAGGGACAGCCCATTGGGCAAATCCGGATCGCATGGCTTCGGTGCATTCCACCTTTTCGGCTAAGATAACCCATTGCTTGGCTTTGGCCGGGCCCACCAGATTGACCAGACGGGGCAGGGAGCCCCAGCTATAATTCATCCCCAAATTGATTTCCGGAATTTGGATAAAGGCCGTTTCGGACATGATTCGAAAGTCGCAGGCCAGGGCCAAAGAAACCGCCCCTCCGATGCAAAAGCCTTCCAGGGCGGCCAGGGTCACCTGGGGCAGGTCCTGCCAGACTTGGCACATCCGGGGGCCCTGTTCCAGCAACAGGCGGCGGCGGACCGACAAAGGTTCTTGAAGGGCCTGGGCGGTTTCCGGGTCCTTCAGGTCAACCCCGGCGCTGAAAAAGTCGGACTGGCCGTATAAAATCACGACGCTGACGGCCATATCCTTTC from Deltaproteobacteria bacterium includes the following:
- a CDS encoding ComF family protein, giving the protein MFPIWKVPDRTHGIRNAWHSGLISLFFPEKCPFCRSLSKIEEGEIAGLCPACTKDIQWIKTPFCLRCGRPFPEGSTGDFCSDCLQQKVIFDWGRAAVAYQGVMAKAIQRFKYQGEFRLAGHLSRFWNKMDLKDISFEAIVPVPLHPTRLRKRGFNQALLLGKSLGKTHNKQVLIKALRRIRNTPPQVQLDHREREKNVRGAFEVTERQEITDKHLLLVDDVFTTGATVNECARVLKKSGAKEVYVLTLARVGFE
- the icd gene encoding isocitrate dehydrogenase (NADP(+)), translated to MPFWRTDKPDQVVVPYIEGDGIGPDIWKAGRPVLEAAVRKAYSGKRKIEWLEVLAGEKAFSRTGEWLPEETLAAIRRYGLALKGPLTTPVGKGIRSLNVQLRQILDLYVCLRPVRYFAGVPSPMSHPEKVDMVIFRENTEDVYSGIEWPAGSPESQELAEWIEKKTGKRLNPDSGIGIKPISLSGTNRLVRRAIEYALRRNKSSVTLVHKGNIMKFTEGAFRTWGYELAREEFSDKTLTEAELQNQPEEERSSGKVIIKDRIADMMFQQCLLRPEEYSVIATTNLNGDYLSDALAAQVGGLGMAPGANMGDDCAVFEATHGSAPQYAGQDKVNPGSLILSGVLLLEHLNWQEAADLIYGALQRTISDKIVTYDLARQMDDAHEVSCSQFGRSLIEHME
- a CDS encoding enoyl-CoA hydratase/isomerase family protein; the encoded protein is MDYQFLKITKQARVLIVQINRPKERNALCGGLIRELIEVTDTIRKDMAVSVVILYGQSDFFSAGVDLKDPETAQALQEPLSVRRRLLLEQGPRMCQVWQDLPQVTLAALEGFCIGGAVSLALACDFRIMSETAFIQIPEINLGMNYSWGSLPRLVNLVGPAKAKQWVILAEKVECTEAMRSGFAQWAVPEGHSLEKALELARIITEKPQAPVFMTKQTVNALTAAPQSLAHMDADQFALTILSDDFQEGLEAFLNKRKPAFNKNLPE